The nucleotide window TACGTCTGTAAACAGCTGTGCAGCCTTTCCGCAGTCCTCTAGCATGATAGTGGCCATCAGTGAGAAATGAGCTGCGGCCTCGCGCCTCCACGAGTGCGGTTTGGTCCCTGGCAGGTCTTGGTAAACTTCGACCTCGAGAAGAACCCGACCACCAGCACGCCTCGCCTGACACCATTGCCGTCAGGTATTGAGACGCGCTGTGTACTGGCCATTTCTGTcccagagccgccgcctcgaatCGAAATCCACGGGCTTTGGTCCTCTGATGATCTTTGCAGCTTGTCATAAGTGGATTCGCCCGCATGCAGGCAACGcgagccaggccaggggcGCCGCCTTGGGAACCGCCCGTTTCATGCAGTtcgccgggggggggggtcctGCGAAGACAGGGCTGGACTTGGCAGTAGGCGATCAGATTAATTGGCACTGCATCGAGGCCAGACTACTCGCCATAGTCGTCCTCATCACCGCCTTTGACGTTTGCATCTTTCCGGATGGGGATCTTGATTCCCTGCGTCGCAAATGTTTTGCTGAGCGGTGTGCTCTCGCACACACCCGGAAACTTCTTGGCTGAGAAGACGGTGAATGGATAGCTGAAACAGGATGCTAGGATTGGGGCTCGACCGGTGTTGATCTTCGGGGCGTTTCCATCACGACGGGATCCACCGCGCGCTCCAACGTTGACAAAGGAGAACCTGAGGCTGGACTTTCTAGTCAGTCACGAGCAACCAACATCTCTTCTGTACCGCAAGACGTACCGGAAAGTTCCCTCTGAACGAACGCTGAGATCTTGAAGCACGAACCAGATGCCAATGTGATCCGCTGTGTCGCTGAGACGGAAAGCGCTTGCTGCCAAGCTTCCGATGAGGTTGCGCGTGAACATGCCTTGCGGCTGGTTGCCCACCATTGCTACTCCCCCAAGCCCGGCCGGACCGGGGCCGTAGCTTGGAGCAACAGGAACGCCATTCCGATTGAACTGAACCATGTTCGTCTGCGAAGGCAATGGCGCCACGCTGCCATCGTGTCTGTAGCCTTGATGCTGCGGGAAGTACTGCTGTGGAGGGCCATATGATCCGTTTggtgggaaggggggaggtCCTGGAGGGGCGAGTCAACAAAACGGAGAGGCCGGGTTCTCGGAGACGCAACATACCTTGACTATACCCGGGCTGCACCTGGTAGTCCGGGACGTAGGGTCCTGATTGCGCTGGGGGGTAAGATCCATCGCGGCTGGATGCCAAAACGTGTTGGTGCTGAGGGTAGGGACTCATAGACGGATCCCCGCTGTTGAGCGAAGACCAAGAATAGGGTGTTGTGGATGAAATAGATGGACTACCGGTGGACGACCGTACCAAATTGACCTCGCGAGATCCATCCTCACTCCAGAGGTCCACGTTGAGTACAAACATGGAATGGTCAATGGCACTGTCGGGATCATTAGCGTCCGTGGACCGACGGCATTCGAGGGTCAGACACGGGCCAGGTCGGCTCACTTGCAGTCTATTTCTCTCCCCGTTCCAGCGTCTGTGATGATGAGCCGTA belongs to Purpureocillium takamizusanense chromosome 1, complete sequence and includes:
- a CDS encoding uncharacterized protein (COG:K~EggNog:ENOG503NX0P) produces the protein MCTAHHHRRWNGERNRLQVSRPGPCLTLECRRSTDANDPDSAIDHSMFVLNVDLWSEDGSREVNLVRSSTGSPSISSTTPYSWSSLNSGDPSMSPYPQHQHVLASSRDGSYPPAQSGPYVPDYQVQPGYSQGPPPFPPNGSYGPPQQYFPQHQGYRHDGSVAPLPSQTNMVQFNRNGVPVAPSYGPGPAGLGGVAMVGNQPQGMFTRNLIGSLAASAFRLSDTADHIGIWFVLQDLSVRSEGTFRLRFSFVNVGARGGSRRDGNAPKINTGRAPILASCFSYPFTVFSAKKFPGVCESTPLSKTFATQGIKIPIRKDANVKGGDEDDYGE